The Macaca fascicularis isolate 582-1 chromosome 11, T2T-MFA8v1.1 genome includes a region encoding these proteins:
- the STX2 gene encoding syntaxin-2 isoform X2, protein MRDRLPDLTACRKNDDGDTVVVVEKDHFMEDFFHQVEEIRNSIDKITQYVEEVKKNHSIILSAPNPEGKIKEELEDLNKEIKKTANKIRAKLKAIEQSFDQDESGNRTSVDLRIRRTQHSVLSRKFVEAMAEYNEAQTLFRERSKGRIQRQLEITGRTTTDDELEEMLESGKPSIFISDIISDSQITRQALNEIESRHKDIMKLETSIRELHEMFMDMAMFVETQGEMINNIERNIMNATDYVEHAKEETKKAIKYQSKARRKKWIIIAVSVVLVAIIALIIGLSVGK, encoded by the exons TGTAGGAAGAATGATGATGGAGACACAGTTGTTGTGGTTGAGAAAGACCATTTCATGGAGGATTTCTTCCATCAG gTTGAGGAGATTAGAAACAGTATTGATAAAATAACTCAGTATGttgaagaagtaaagaaaaaccACAGCATCATTCTTTCTGCACCAAACCCAGAAGGAA aaataaaagaagagcTTGAAGATCTGaacaaagaaatcaagaaaactgCAAATAAAATTCGAGCCAAGTTAAAGG CTATTGAACAAAGTTTTGATCAGGATGAGAGTGGGAACCGGACTTCAGTGGATCTTCGGATACGAAGAACCCAG CATTCGGTGCTGTCTCGGAAGTTTGTGGAAGCCATGGCGGAGTACAATGAGGCACAGACTCTGTTTCGGGAGCGGAGCAAGGGCCGCATCCAGCGCCAGCTGGAGATAA CTGGGAGAACCACCACAGATGACGAGCTGGAAGAGATGCTGGAGAGCGGGAAGCCGTCCATCTTCATTTCCGAC attATATCAGATTCACAAATTACTAGACAAGCTCTCAATGAAATCGAGTCACGTCACAAGGACATCATGAAGCTGGAGACCAGCATCAGAGAGTTGCATGAGATGTTCATGGACATGGCTATGTTTGTGGAGACTCAG GGTGAAATGATCAACAACATAGAAAGAAACATTATGAATGCCACAGACTATGTAGAACACgctaaagaagaaacaaaaaaagctatCAAATATCAGAGCAAGGCGAGAAGG AAAAAGTGGATAATTATTGCTGTGTCAGTGGTTCTGGTTGCCATAATCGCTCTAATTATTGGCTTGTCAGTTGGCAAATGA
- the STX2 gene encoding syntaxin-2 isoform X5, producing the protein MRDRLPDLTACRKNDDGDTVVVVEKDHFMEDFFHQVEEIRNSIDKITQYVEEVKKNHSIILSAPNPEGKIKEELEDLNKEIKKTANKIRAKLKAIEQSFDQDESGNRTSVDLRIRRTQHSVLSRKFVEAMAEYNEAQTLFRERSKGRIQRQLEITGRTTTDDELEEMLESGKPSIFISDIISDSQITRQALNEIESRHKDIMKLETSIRELHEMFMDMAMFVETQGEMINNIERNIMNATDYVEHAKEETKKAIKYQSKARREQ; encoded by the exons TGTAGGAAGAATGATGATGGAGACACAGTTGTTGTGGTTGAGAAAGACCATTTCATGGAGGATTTCTTCCATCAG gTTGAGGAGATTAGAAACAGTATTGATAAAATAACTCAGTATGttgaagaagtaaagaaaaaccACAGCATCATTCTTTCTGCACCAAACCCAGAAGGAA aaataaaagaagagcTTGAAGATCTGaacaaagaaatcaagaaaactgCAAATAAAATTCGAGCCAAGTTAAAGG CTATTGAACAAAGTTTTGATCAGGATGAGAGTGGGAACCGGACTTCAGTGGATCTTCGGATACGAAGAACCCAG CATTCGGTGCTGTCTCGGAAGTTTGTGGAAGCCATGGCGGAGTACAATGAGGCACAGACTCTGTTTCGGGAGCGGAGCAAGGGCCGCATCCAGCGCCAGCTGGAGATAA CTGGGAGAACCACCACAGATGACGAGCTGGAAGAGATGCTGGAGAGCGGGAAGCCGTCCATCTTCATTTCCGAC attATATCAGATTCACAAATTACTAGACAAGCTCTCAATGAAATCGAGTCACGTCACAAGGACATCATGAAGCTGGAGACCAGCATCAGAGAGTTGCATGAGATGTTCATGGACATGGCTATGTTTGTGGAGACTCAG GGTGAAATGATCAACAACATAGAAAGAAACATTATGAATGCCACAGACTATGTAGAACACgctaaagaagaaacaaaaaaagctatCAAATATCAGAGCAAGGCGAGAAGG GAGCAGTGA
- the STX2 gene encoding syntaxin-2 isoform X4: MRDRLPDLTACRKNDDGDTVVVVEKDHFMEDFFHQVEEIRNSIDKITQYVEEVKKNHSIILSAPNPEGKIKEELEDLNKEIKKTANKIRAKLKAIEQSFDQDESGNRTSVDLRIRRTQHSVLSRKFVEAMAEYNEAQTLFRERSKGRIQRQLEITGRTTTDDELEEMLESGKPSIFISDIISDSQITRQALNEIESRHKDIMKLETSIRELHEMFMDMAMFVETQGEMINNIERNIMNATDYVEHAKEETKKAIKYQSKARRAGVQ, translated from the exons TGTAGGAAGAATGATGATGGAGACACAGTTGTTGTGGTTGAGAAAGACCATTTCATGGAGGATTTCTTCCATCAG gTTGAGGAGATTAGAAACAGTATTGATAAAATAACTCAGTATGttgaagaagtaaagaaaaaccACAGCATCATTCTTTCTGCACCAAACCCAGAAGGAA aaataaaagaagagcTTGAAGATCTGaacaaagaaatcaagaaaactgCAAATAAAATTCGAGCCAAGTTAAAGG CTATTGAACAAAGTTTTGATCAGGATGAGAGTGGGAACCGGACTTCAGTGGATCTTCGGATACGAAGAACCCAG CATTCGGTGCTGTCTCGGAAGTTTGTGGAAGCCATGGCGGAGTACAATGAGGCACAGACTCTGTTTCGGGAGCGGAGCAAGGGCCGCATCCAGCGCCAGCTGGAGATAA CTGGGAGAACCACCACAGATGACGAGCTGGAAGAGATGCTGGAGAGCGGGAAGCCGTCCATCTTCATTTCCGAC attATATCAGATTCACAAATTACTAGACAAGCTCTCAATGAAATCGAGTCACGTCACAAGGACATCATGAAGCTGGAGACCAGCATCAGAGAGTTGCATGAGATGTTCATGGACATGGCTATGTTTGTGGAGACTCAG GGTGAAATGATCAACAACATAGAAAGAAACATTATGAATGCCACAGACTATGTAGAACACgctaaagaagaaacaaaaaaagctatCAAATATCAGAGCAAGGCGAGAAGG gctggagtgcagtga